The following proteins are encoded in a genomic region of Triticum dicoccoides isolate Atlit2015 ecotype Zavitan chromosome 1B, WEW_v2.0, whole genome shotgun sequence:
- the LOC119308796 gene encoding acanthoscurrin-1-like, with protein sequence MASRSNTICCRRFPAFFLILHVHKVHGHDASPHQTKRKRKGIRLDEREAMTMRLRGNARLVCALLLVLLCVASRIQGGASRGGGGGRGGRIGGGGSSDGGSTGGGGSAVPGAGGGGGSSYMRGAGGGYVPTRGYGGRNTTATGSNGRRAAGEPRGRVVWFSAAAAALVALSILTQA encoded by the coding sequence ATGGCCTCAAGGTCCAATACAATCTGCTGCAGACGCTTTCCTGCCTTCTTCCTTATCCTCCATGTACATAAGGTCCATGGCCACGATGCCTCACCGCACCAAACCAAACGGAAGAGAAAGGGAATACGACTAGACGAGAGAGAGGCCATGACCATGAGACTCAGAGGCAACGCGAGGCTGGTCTGCGCACTGCTGCTGGTGCTGCTCTGCGTGGCCTCGCGGATCCAGGGAGGGGCGTcccgaggcggaggtggaggccgtgGTGGAAGGATaggaggcggaggcagcagcgATGGAGGAAGCACTGGCGGGGGAGGCAGTGCCGTGCCGggagccggcggcggcggtgggagcaGTTACATGCGAGGGGCCGGCGGTGGCTACGTGCCAACAAGGGGCTACGGCGGCCGGAACACGACTGCGACGGGGTCGAACGGACGCCGCGCCGCGGGCGAGCCGCGTGGCCGCGTCGTATGGttctccgctgccgccgccgcgctgGTGGCCCTGAGCATACTTACGCAAGCATGA